The following is a genomic window from Sphingorhabdus sp. Alg231-15.
GCAGCGATGATCTGGTCTGCCAAGGGTTGTCGAAAACCGGTCTTGTGCAGAAAAGCACCATAAAAAGGTTCATCGGTAACAGCACAATCACTGCGACTGCCAAAGCTGCGCATCATCGCAGTCGAGATGTTCCGCGGCCCGGACCACATAGCGATACGTACGGGCTCTGACGTCATGACGCCGTGTCTCGTTCGATAAGGCCTTTATAGAGCGCCTGCAGGCGTTCGACCATTGGTCCCCTGCCCTGACTCAATATTCGACCATCGACCTCTGTTGCGGGTACAACACCAGCAAAAGTACCGGTTACAAAGGCTTCATCGGCGCCGTAAACATCGGTCAGGGAGAAATTCTTCTCGAACACTGGAATATCATTATCGCGGCAGAGCTGAATGACATTGCTGCGCGTGATTCCTCCAAGGCAATAGTCGCCACTCGACGTCCACACTTCGCCTTTGCGAACAATGAAAAAATGTGTGCTGTTGCACGTCGCCACAAAGCCCTGTGGGTCCAGCATCAGCGCCTCGTCCGCTCCGGCTTGTGTCGCCTGTATGCAGGCGGTTATGCAATTCAGCTTGCTGTGCGAGTTCAGTTTCGGATCCTGCACCGCCGGATCACCGCGCCGGACGTGAACGGTAAACAGCCTAATCCCATTTTCGACAGTGCTCGGCAGCGCTTCCTTATATTCCGGTATAATAACGATCGTGGCGGGAGAGATGACCACCCTCGGATC
Proteins encoded in this region:
- a CDS encoding aminotransferase class IV, whose amino-acid sequence is MAKGTHDYVEDPRNETILINVNGVITPRAEAMVSVFDSGFMLGDGVWEGLRLHKGKIAFLGAHMDRLFEGAKAIAMDIGISREDLVARLYQTIEANSMTACHIRLMVTRGIRSTPYQDPRVVISPATIVIIPEYKEALPSTVENGIRLFTVHVRRGDPAVQDPKLNSHSKLNCITACIQATQAGADEALMLDPQGFVATCNSTHFFIVRKGEVWTSSGDYCLGGITRSNVIQLCRDNDIPVFEKNFSLTDVYGADEAFVTGTFAGVVPATEVDGRILSQGRGPMVERLQALYKGLIERDTAS